One stretch of Nitrosococcus watsonii C-113 DNA includes these proteins:
- a CDS encoding Maf family protein codes for MRGLFPPIALASTSPRRQALLTQIGVEFRRLDIKVDERLRPAERPTSYVHRLALAKARAGWGQQPPRGRLPVLGADTAVVVENEILGKPVDRAQAGVMLARLSGRSHQVLTAVALTDGYKAQERLSVSTVTFKRLTKDEYEAYLASGEGLDKAGAYAIQGWAALFISRLEGSYSGVMGLPLYETGELLGNLQQRKNRP; via the coding sequence GTGCGCGGCCTATTTCCCCCTATTGCACTTGCCTCTACTTCGCCACGCCGTCAAGCGCTATTAACCCAGATTGGGGTTGAGTTTAGGCGCCTTGATATTAAGGTAGACGAGAGGCTTCGGCCTGCGGAACGGCCCACTAGCTATGTGCATCGTTTGGCGTTGGCTAAAGCCAGAGCAGGCTGGGGGCAACAGCCGCCCCGAGGACGGTTGCCCGTTCTGGGTGCCGATACGGCAGTAGTGGTAGAAAATGAAATTCTGGGTAAACCTGTAGATCGTGCCCAGGCGGGGGTTATGCTAGCGCGGCTCTCGGGCCGTAGTCATCAGGTGCTGACGGCTGTAGCCTTAACCGATGGCTATAAGGCGCAAGAGCGGTTAAGTGTTAGTACCGTAACTTTCAAACGGCTTACAAAGGACGAATACGAGGCTTATCTTGCTTCTGGTGAAGGGCTCGATAAGGCCGGAGCCTATGCCATACAAGGCTGGGCGGCGCTGTTTATCTCTCGCCTTGAAGGCAGTTATTCTGGAGTCATGGGCCTGCCTCTGTACGAGACGGGAGAACTGCTGGGGAATCTTCAACAAAGGAAAAATAGACCATGA
- the rng gene encoding ribonuclease G, whose amino-acid sequence MSEEILINVTPSETRVAVVENGVVQELYIERSSRRGWVGNIYKGQVNRILPGMQAAFVNIGLERAAFLHASDIRLPPGQMGDLESEAGVPSITSLLSEGQEVLVQVIKDPIGTKGARLTTQISIASRYLVYMPEMSGIGVSLKIEDPEERQRLKNLLASVLLEDDRGGYIIRTVAEGAVEEDLCTDMEFLHKLWRTIKERSQTVKAGSVVHKDLSLVMRTMRDFVHERVERVRIDSRETYHKLVDFAERFIPDLLTTLECYQGERPIFDLYGIEDEIQKSLGRKVQLKSGGYLIIDQTEAMATIDINTGAFVGHRNLEETIFKTNLEAAQAICRQLRLRNLGGIIIIDFIDMEEEDHKRQVLRALEKGLEKDHAKTHISEVSSLGLVEMTRKRTRESLEQILCEPCPTCNGRATVKTVETVCYEILREILREARQFEASQYLVIAAQEVVDRLMDEESASVAELESFIGKPLKFQTELLYMREQFDVVMM is encoded by the coding sequence ATGAGTGAGGAGATCCTCATCAATGTGACACCCAGTGAGACCCGAGTCGCCGTCGTTGAAAATGGCGTGGTGCAGGAGCTGTATATTGAGCGGAGTAGCCGCCGGGGGTGGGTGGGTAATATCTATAAAGGACAGGTAAACCGGATTTTGCCCGGTATGCAAGCAGCCTTTGTGAATATTGGCTTAGAGCGGGCTGCCTTTCTCCATGCTTCCGATATTAGGTTGCCGCCGGGCCAGATGGGAGATTTGGAAAGCGAGGCAGGGGTTCCGTCTATCACTTCGCTGCTCTCGGAGGGGCAGGAGGTGTTGGTGCAAGTCATTAAAGATCCCATTGGGACCAAGGGGGCGCGCTTGACCACCCAAATTTCCATTGCCTCCCGTTATTTGGTTTATATGCCAGAGATGTCAGGCATCGGGGTTTCGTTGAAAATAGAAGACCCGGAGGAGCGCCAGCGGCTTAAAAATTTACTGGCATCAGTATTGCTCGAAGATGACCGTGGGGGATATATCATTCGCACGGTAGCGGAAGGCGCTGTTGAAGAAGATCTGTGCACTGACATGGAGTTTCTCCATAAGCTCTGGCGAACTATTAAAGAGCGCAGTCAAACCGTTAAAGCCGGTAGTGTCGTTCACAAAGATCTCTCTTTGGTGATGCGGACGATGCGGGATTTCGTGCATGAGCGGGTAGAGCGGGTTCGCATTGATTCCCGCGAAACCTATCACAAATTAGTTGATTTTGCCGAGCGTTTTATCCCTGATCTTTTGACCACCTTGGAATGTTATCAAGGAGAGCGGCCGATTTTTGACCTCTACGGTATTGAGGATGAAATTCAAAAATCCCTGGGCCGTAAAGTGCAGCTCAAATCCGGAGGGTATCTGATTATTGATCAAACAGAGGCGATGGCTACCATTGACATTAATACGGGTGCGTTTGTGGGCCATCGCAATCTGGAAGAGACTATTTTCAAAACAAACTTGGAGGCGGCGCAGGCTATTTGTAGACAGCTAAGATTGCGTAACCTCGGGGGCATTATCATCATCGATTTTATCGATATGGAGGAGGAGGATCACAAACGCCAGGTATTGCGGGCCTTAGAAAAGGGGTTGGAGAAAGACCATGCCAAGACTCACATTAGTGAGGTCTCTTCTCTAGGGCTGGTAGAAATGACTCGCAAGCGCACCCGCGAGAGTTTGGAACAAATTCTCTGTGAACCTTGCCCTACCTGTAACGGTCGAGCAACCGTCAAAACGGTAGAAACCGTATGCTATGAAATTCTACGCGAGATTTTACGGGAGGCTCGTCAATTCGAGGCAAGTCAGTACTTGGTGATTGCAGCGCAAGAAGTGGTGGATCGCTTGATGGATGAAGAATCTGCCAGTGTTGCCGAGTTAGAGTCCTTTATTGGCAAGCCTCTGAAATTCCAGACGGAATTGCTTTATATGCGCGAGCAATTCGACGTCGTGATGATGTAA
- a CDS encoding YhdP family protein, whose amino-acid sequence MAFLRLLPRYFYLSLGILVCCIVLAFGALWALWTVVEDEPATISRWLSTALGREVHVSEIGLSWRGGEPRLHLTGVRIIDPQTERPLLNVREIYLDAAPSRTSVEEEWILRHLTIIGGELTVERKPAGCIRVYGLQDLESPCPHPPRLPAWVLNLTQLTLVDMAIRWLDPVLERKPLELQVRELQLRNEEDRHWVEGRATLAEKFGSEIVVKAKFTGGGIRDPKSQGILYLKGEGLQLASWQAFDFLAGLYFTHGKGDLELGLRWEKAVLHQVLAKFDWENLKITGNTQTTEVPSLISFQRLAGTAYYHPLAQGWSLKIPRLVVIRDGRAWPATTALQVKMEREPVPELQGQLTFLQLQDVVPLLQLSDQLDPQLRLFLAKMQPTGELRNIRAVLPLEEEEAKNWKFSATGARFGTQPWRHRPGCQGLSFELQLMNRGGQLWLNSHNAQILSSYLEKPVAVDVLGGKLSWARKGKDWQVRADGIKLQNQDLALTGGLRLKALSKADTPQLDLSLMLTKIDLATLPQYLPLRVMKPGLVRWLKQAFPQGGAAEGSLVFQGPWSHFPSSRDGSQFTVELDIRGAVLNYARGWPVLERVAGHLHSDGGQMAVQVTEGQMFNAQVTEATIQMSDLGAAVVPLTMTGRAQGGAEDAWRFVQQSPLRKKYGEFLEGIKVSGDTDLKLKLTMPLRHKRKQPKVEGELIFTHAYLRQQNDPFLEFTAIKGSLHFTPAGLKSENLVARLLEQPVKAELRSLPHSQGGVEVQLSLKGHLEARQLAEKWFPSLSTWTQGAADFIADVTFKKARPDEDKVTIARVNSDLKGIKVALPPPLAKPADQRRKLLWEFRGADRDKRQVTLVYGDRLQGIFEMTGGEKSSRLLRGEVRVGNNGHPPVLSRPGVRLVGTLPKLSIGAWWETLKRTRQGASSQLMQLNHIALQIEQMELFGGYFEDVMIEANRTLSRWQAQVTGPSLKGSIKIPGEGSKEPLAIDLEHLYLHSIASGSSFSSVNPQTWPALDLICRQCRYHYYDLGVVKAYASPYAEGFRLEELEIVSPTLQLKASGDWTIHGETQWSYLDIKAYSPKLSQLLADAGYQANIVGGETEIEIIAGWPGPPTLFSLERLEGSMRLTMDKGRLLDVEPGAGRLFGLLSITTLPRRLALDFSDIFGKGFTFDRIKGTFSIREGNAYSKNLIIKGPTARIQASGRIGFATQDYDQIIAVTPQVSSSLPLAGAMAGGPVGLGVGTAIMLANELAGKIFNTGMGRLLTYYYSVSGPWKKPVVTRTKHIFSFKERE is encoded by the coding sequence ATGGCCTTTCTTCGTCTTCTTCCTCGCTATTTTTATCTGTCCTTGGGGATATTGGTGTGCTGCATTGTGCTCGCTTTTGGGGCTTTGTGGGCTCTATGGACAGTGGTGGAGGATGAGCCGGCTACTATTTCCCGTTGGCTTAGCACGGCTCTTGGTCGGGAAGTGCACGTTAGCGAGATAGGGTTAAGCTGGCGAGGGGGAGAACCTAGATTACACTTGACGGGGGTACGAATTATAGACCCCCAAACCGAGCGGCCGTTGCTGAATGTTAGGGAAATTTACCTCGACGCAGCGCCTTCTCGTACTTCTGTGGAAGAAGAGTGGATACTGCGGCATCTAACGATTATTGGTGGAGAGCTAACGGTTGAGCGGAAACCAGCAGGCTGTATTCGCGTTTATGGTTTGCAAGACCTTGAATCCCCTTGTCCCCATCCGCCCCGTTTGCCAGCGTGGGTGCTTAATCTCACCCAGTTGACGCTAGTAGATATGGCAATCCGTTGGCTTGATCCTGTTTTGGAAAGGAAGCCCCTGGAGTTACAGGTGAGGGAATTACAGCTAAGAAATGAGGAAGATCGTCATTGGGTTGAGGGGAGGGCAACCTTAGCAGAAAAATTTGGCAGCGAGATTGTTGTCAAAGCGAAATTTACCGGTGGGGGAATTCGAGATCCAAAGAGTCAGGGAATTCTCTATTTAAAAGGGGAAGGCTTGCAATTAGCTTCTTGGCAAGCTTTTGACTTTCTTGCAGGACTGTATTTCACTCATGGCAAGGGCGATTTAGAATTAGGTCTGCGTTGGGAAAAAGCCGTTTTGCATCAGGTTCTAGCCAAGTTTGATTGGGAGAACCTGAAAATTACCGGTAATACCCAAACGACGGAGGTCCCTAGCTTAATCTCTTTCCAACGATTAGCCGGCACTGCCTATTATCATCCATTGGCGCAGGGATGGTCTCTGAAGATACCGCGGTTGGTGGTGATCCGAGATGGGAGGGCATGGCCAGCCACCACGGCGCTACAAGTGAAAATGGAAAGAGAACCGGTCCCTGAACTACAAGGTCAGTTGACATTTCTTCAGTTACAGGATGTTGTCCCTCTCTTACAACTTAGCGATCAGTTAGATCCTCAATTACGTCTCTTTCTCGCAAAAATGCAACCGACAGGGGAGTTGCGAAATATCAGGGCAGTTTTACCGCTTGAGGAGGAAGAAGCAAAGAATTGGAAATTTTCTGCTACCGGGGCGCGATTTGGAACCCAACCTTGGCGGCACCGGCCAGGTTGTCAAGGTTTATCCTTCGAATTACAGTTAATGAATAGGGGCGGACAGCTGTGGCTCAACAGCCATAATGCCCAGATTTTAAGCAGCTATTTAGAGAAGCCGGTCGCTGTGGATGTACTTGGAGGGAAGCTTTCCTGGGCGCGGAAAGGGAAGGATTGGCAGGTTCGCGCTGACGGTATTAAATTACAGAACCAGGATCTAGCTTTGACGGGCGGGTTGCGGCTCAAAGCTTTGTCTAAGGCAGATACCCCCCAGCTAGATTTATCTTTAATGCTTACAAAAATAGATCTTGCCACCTTACCTCAGTATCTTCCTTTGCGTGTTATGAAACCCGGCCTAGTACGGTGGTTGAAGCAAGCCTTTCCCCAGGGAGGGGCAGCAGAAGGCAGTCTCGTTTTTCAGGGGCCTTGGAGTCATTTTCCCTCCTCCCGGGATGGAAGCCAGTTTACCGTGGAGCTGGATATTCGTGGAGCTGTGCTGAATTACGCTCGAGGATGGCCAGTACTGGAGCGGGTTGCTGGCCATCTTCATAGTGATGGCGGGCAGATGGCTGTCCAGGTGACCGAAGGCCAGATGTTTAATGCCCAAGTAACGGAAGCGACGATTCAAATGAGCGATCTTGGCGCTGCGGTAGTTCCACTAACCATGACCGGCCGCGCTCAAGGAGGGGCAGAAGATGCCTGGCGTTTTGTTCAGCAAAGTCCCCTGCGGAAAAAATATGGAGAGTTTTTGGAAGGAATAAAAGTTAGCGGTGATACGGACCTGAAGCTGAAGCTGACGATGCCTCTGAGACATAAGAGAAAGCAGCCGAAGGTGGAGGGAGAATTAATTTTTACCCATGCCTATTTACGCCAACAGAACGATCCCTTCTTAGAATTTACCGCTATTAAAGGTAGCTTACACTTTACCCCGGCGGGGCTTAAATCGGAAAATTTAGTGGCCCGGCTGTTAGAGCAGCCTGTAAAAGCCGAACTTCGCAGTTTACCCCATTCACAGGGAGGAGTGGAGGTTCAGCTAAGTCTCAAGGGCCACTTGGAGGCGCGGCAGCTTGCGGAAAAATGGTTCCCTTCCCTGTCAACCTGGACCCAGGGTGCCGCCGATTTTATCGCCGATGTTACCTTTAAAAAAGCTAGGCCAGATGAAGATAAGGTCACGATAGCTCGCGTTAACTCCGATCTGAAGGGAATTAAAGTGGCTTTACCGCCGCCGCTAGCAAAGCCAGCCGACCAGAGGCGGAAGCTGTTGTGGGAATTTCGTGGTGCCGATAGAGATAAAAGACAAGTGACCCTTGTCTATGGAGATCGGTTACAGGGGATATTTGAGATGACGGGAGGGGAGAAGTCATCTCGTTTGCTAAGAGGGGAAGTACGCGTTGGAAATAATGGTCATCCACCCGTACTGTCTAGACCAGGAGTTCGGCTTGTGGGCACCCTGCCTAAACTCTCGATAGGTGCCTGGTGGGAAACGCTTAAAAGGACTCGCCAGGGTGCTTCTAGCCAACTAATGCAACTCAATCATATTGCCTTGCAAATTGAGCAAATGGAATTATTTGGGGGGTATTTTGAGGATGTTATGATAGAGGCAAACCGGACGCTTTCCCGCTGGCAAGCCCAAGTGACGGGGCCTTCTTTGAAAGGGTCGATAAAGATACCTGGAGAGGGGTCGAAGGAACCCCTGGCGATTGACCTAGAACATTTGTATTTGCACTCGATAGCCTCTGGTAGCAGCTTTTCATCGGTTAATCCTCAAACATGGCCCGCATTAGATTTAATATGCCGTCAGTGCCGCTACCATTATTATGATTTGGGCGTTGTTAAGGCATACGCTAGTCCCTATGCTGAGGGTTTCCGCCTAGAAGAGTTGGAAATTGTATCGCCGACTCTGCAGCTTAAAGCCAGCGGAGATTGGACGATACATGGGGAAACCCAATGGTCTTATTTGGATATCAAGGCTTATAGCCCGAAGCTAAGTCAATTACTGGCCGATGCGGGTTACCAGGCTAATATAGTTGGTGGAGAGACAGAGATAGAGATCATCGCTGGCTGGCCTGGGCCGCCCACTTTATTTTCCTTAGAACGGCTAGAGGGTAGTATGCGGCTAACCATGGATAAAGGCCGTCTATTAGATGTGGAACCTGGGGCAGGGCGGCTGTTTGGACTACTCAGCATTACAACGCTTCCGCGGCGGCTGGCACTAGATTTCAGTGATATTTTTGGTAAGGGCTTTACATTTGATCGCATTAAAGGCACTTTCTCCATCCGCGAAGGGAATGCTTATTCCAAGAATTTGATTATAAAGGGCCCTACCGCTCGAATCCAAGCTAGCGGAAGGATTGGTTTTGCAACGCAAGATTATGACCAGATCATAGCGGTAACCCCTCAGGTATCTTCAAGCTTGCCTTTAGCCGGAGCGATGGCGGGTGGGCCGGTGGGTTTGGGTGTCGGTACTGCTATTATGTTAGCGAATGAATTAGCGGGTAAAATATTCAATACCGGGATGGGGCGGCTGCTAACTTATTATTACTCGGTTTCTGGACCCTGGAAAAAACCAGTCGTAACCCGTACAAAGCACATTTTCTCCTTTAAAGAACGCGAGTAA
- a CDS encoding carbon-nitrogen hydrolase family protein yields the protein MSVVAAIQMASGPNVGANLLEAERLIAQAAAKGAELVILPENFALMGEKDGALLSIVEEEGDGPLQGFLAQQAIRHKVWLVGGTVPLQASESGKVRAACLLFDAGGRVVARYDKLHLFDVSLPGGEERYCESLTIESGQDVVVADTPFGKLGLAVCYDLRFPELFRCLVERGMEILVLPSAFTALTGKAHWEPLVRARAIENLCYVVAAGQGGFHASGRTTHGDSMIIDPWGVILARLPRGSGVITAELDPERLRSTRRNFPTIEHRRLSCKLS from the coding sequence GTGAGCGTTGTCGCGGCGATTCAAATGGCATCAGGACCGAATGTTGGAGCCAACTTGCTAGAGGCGGAACGGCTTATCGCCCAAGCGGCTGCTAAAGGAGCAGAGCTAGTCATACTGCCTGAAAATTTTGCCCTTATGGGAGAGAAGGATGGTGCTTTACTGAGTATTGTTGAAGAGGAGGGGGATGGACCTCTGCAGGGATTCCTGGCGCAACAAGCTATTAGGCATAAAGTTTGGTTAGTAGGCGGTACCGTTCCTTTGCAAGCCTCTGAATCGGGTAAGGTCCGGGCTGCATGTCTGCTCTTTGATGCTGGTGGCCGAGTGGTGGCACGCTACGATAAGCTCCACCTGTTTGATGTGTCTCTTCCCGGCGGAGAAGAGAGATATTGTGAGTCTCTGACCATCGAATCCGGACAGGATGTGGTTGTCGCTGATACTCCTTTTGGAAAGCTGGGGCTTGCCGTCTGCTATGATTTACGTTTCCCAGAGTTATTTCGCTGTCTGGTGGAACGGGGGATGGAAATTCTGGTTTTGCCATCGGCTTTTACCGCACTTACGGGTAAGGCGCACTGGGAACCCCTCGTGCGGGCCCGAGCTATTGAAAATCTATGCTACGTGGTAGCCGCAGGCCAGGGAGGTTTTCATGCCAGTGGGCGCACCACTCATGGTGACAGTATGATTATTGATCCATGGGGGGTTATCTTAGCGCGCTTGCCCCGTGGCTCTGGCGTAATCACTGCTGAGCTAGATCCCGAACGCTTACGCAGTACACGTCGTAATTTTCCAACCATTGAACATAGGCGCCTTAGCTGCAAGCTATCATGA
- a CDS encoding tRNA (5-methylaminomethyl-2-thiouridylate)-methyltransferase, with protein MGRQYKAIALVSGGLDSMLAVKVIQEQGIHVEGINFFTGFCVEGHTHAIRNKDKNKAKRNNALWVAEQLGIKLHMIEVIEEYKNVVLNPKYGYGANLNPCLDCKSFMVGKALAWMKENNFDFIITGEVVGQRPKSQRAKTMPVVARESGAHDLLLRPLCAKNLPLTLPEREGWVERDGLYDFSGRSRKPQMALAAHFGIEGYAQPAGGCCFLTDANYSAKLADLWQARSTRDYELDDIMLLKVGRHLRPRPHFKLIVARDLGENNYLEGYAKAFTHLRTVSHKGPLTLVDGALEKDDMVLASQLVARFSQGREAPQVQVKVARPGGEAHILAVAPLSNEDIPKEWYV; from the coding sequence ATGGGAAGACAATATAAAGCGATAGCCCTAGTTTCCGGAGGGCTGGATTCCATGCTTGCCGTCAAGGTAATACAGGAGCAAGGCATTCATGTAGAGGGAATCAATTTTTTTACGGGCTTCTGCGTCGAGGGACATACCCATGCCATCCGCAATAAGGATAAAAATAAAGCTAAGCGCAATAATGCCCTATGGGTGGCTGAGCAGCTAGGAATCAAACTGCACATGATAGAAGTGATTGAGGAATACAAGAACGTAGTGCTCAATCCAAAATATGGTTATGGGGCTAATCTCAATCCATGTCTCGATTGTAAAAGCTTTATGGTGGGTAAGGCGCTAGCATGGATGAAAGAAAATAATTTTGATTTCATTATTACCGGCGAGGTTGTAGGACAGCGTCCTAAATCCCAACGAGCCAAGACAATGCCGGTGGTAGCCCGCGAGTCAGGCGCTCATGATCTATTATTACGGCCTCTTTGCGCCAAGAATCTTCCTCTTACTCTGCCAGAGCGTGAAGGTTGGGTGGAGCGGGATGGGCTTTATGATTTTAGTGGCCGTTCCCGTAAGCCACAAATGGCTTTAGCGGCCCACTTTGGAATCGAAGGTTATGCTCAGCCGGCAGGTGGCTGCTGTTTTCTTACCGATGCTAACTACTCGGCTAAGCTGGCTGATTTATGGCAGGCCCGTAGTACTCGGGATTATGAACTGGACGATATCATGCTGCTCAAGGTGGGGCGTCATCTGCGGCCACGCCCCCATTTTAAGCTTATTGTCGCGCGGGATTTGGGAGAAAATAATTACCTGGAAGGCTATGCCAAGGCATTTACTCACTTACGGACGGTAAGCCATAAAGGTCCATTAACGCTGGTGGATGGTGCTTTGGAGAAGGACGATATGGTGTTGGCAAGCCAACTAGTGGCCCGCTTTAGTCAAGGCAGGGAGGCACCACAGGTGCAGGTGAAAGTTGCCCGCCCCGGTGGGGAAGCCCATATTCTAGCGGTTGCTCCGCTCTCTAATGAAGACATCCCCAAGGAGTGGTATGTATGA
- a CDS encoding sulfurtransferase TusA family protein, translating into MNVRRLDVRHLLCPLPVIRTQQTVKELISGDVLEVISTDPGALNDIPAWCRVNGHRVLEVTERGREVVVRLEVSKTSQ; encoded by the coding sequence ATGAATGTGCGGAGATTGGATGTTCGCCATTTGCTTTGCCCGCTACCTGTGATCCGGACTCAGCAAACAGTCAAGGAACTAATCTCGGGAGATGTTTTAGAAGTCATCAGCACCGATCCGGGGGCGCTGAACGATATCCCCGCTTGGTGCCGGGTCAATGGCCATCGCGTGCTTGAAGTTACCGAACGGGGCAGGGAGGTGGTGGTGCGTTTGGAAGTCAGTAAAACATCTCAGTAA
- the glnA gene encoding glutamate--ammonia ligase gives MAVEDVLRIIEEEKIKFVDFRFTDTRGKEQHVSMPAYRADEESFREGKMFDGSSIAGWKAIQESDMILMPDPETAVLDPFMEEKTLVLRCDIVEPTTLQGYERDPRSIAKRAETYLKSTGIADTAYFGPEPEFFVLDDVRWGTSISGSFYKIDAEESHWNSERVYETGNIGHRPTIKGGYFPVPPVDSLQDLRSAMCLILEQMGVPVEVHHHEVATAGQCEIGTQFDTLVRRADGLQILKYVVLNVAHSFGKTATFMPKPLVGDNGSGMHVHQSLAKEGANIFAGDKYGGLSETALYYIGGTIKHARALNAFTNASTNSYKRLVPGFEAPVLLAYSARNRSASIRVPYVTSPKARRIEVRFPDSTANPYFAFTAMLMAGLDGIQNRIHPGDAMDKNLYDLPPEEIKDIPTVCFSLEQALEELDRDREFLKAGGVFTDDAIDAYIALKMEDVTRLRMTTHPIEFDMYYSL, from the coding sequence ATGGCTGTTGAAGATGTATTAAGAATAATCGAAGAAGAAAAAATAAAGTTCGTCGATTTCCGTTTTACGGATACTCGGGGAAAAGAGCAGCATGTCTCCATGCCTGCCTATAGGGCGGATGAAGAGAGCTTCAGGGAAGGCAAGATGTTTGATGGCTCTTCCATTGCCGGTTGGAAGGCGATTCAAGAGTCAGATATGATTCTGATGCCAGACCCAGAGACGGCAGTGCTTGATCCTTTCATGGAGGAAAAGACCTTGGTGTTGCGCTGCGACATCGTAGAGCCGACTACCCTGCAGGGTTATGAACGGGATCCCCGCTCTATTGCCAAGCGTGCCGAAACCTATCTAAAGTCCACAGGTATTGCGGATACTGCCTATTTCGGTCCAGAGCCTGAATTTTTTGTATTGGATGATGTTCGTTGGGGAACCAGTATTTCCGGCTCTTTCTATAAGATTGACGCCGAGGAATCTCACTGGAATTCTGAGCGGGTTTATGAGACTGGCAATATTGGGCACCGGCCTACTATTAAAGGGGGTTATTTTCCTGTGCCCCCGGTCGATTCCTTGCAAGATCTTCGTTCCGCCATGTGTTTAATTTTGGAGCAAATGGGGGTGCCTGTGGAGGTTCACCACCATGAAGTGGCAACGGCAGGGCAGTGCGAGATCGGCACTCAGTTTGATACCTTGGTGCGCCGGGCCGATGGACTACAGATTCTTAAGTATGTGGTGCTTAATGTGGCCCACTCTTTTGGTAAAACCGCCACCTTTATGCCTAAACCCTTAGTAGGAGATAATGGTAGCGGCATGCATGTCCACCAGTCCCTAGCAAAAGAGGGAGCAAATATTTTTGCTGGCGATAAATATGGGGGTTTGTCCGAGACTGCTCTGTATTATATCGGGGGTACTATTAAACATGCTCGGGCCCTTAATGCTTTCACGAATGCTTCGACCAATTCCTATAAGCGTTTAGTTCCAGGCTTTGAGGCGCCAGTCTTATTGGCCTATTCTGCCCGCAACCGTTCCGCATCTATTCGGGTGCCCTATGTAACCAGCCCCAAGGCGCGGCGTATTGAAGTTCGATTTCCGGATTCCACCGCTAATCCTTATTTTGCCTTTACCGCTATGCTAATGGCCGGGCTTGATGGTATTCAAAACCGAATTCATCCTGGCGATGCCATGGATAAGAACCTTTATGACTTACCACCCGAGGAGATAAAAGATATTCCCACGGTTTGTTTTTCCCTCGAACAGGCCCTAGAAGAGCTGGATCGGGATCGGGAATTCCTTAAGGCGGGAGGGGTTTTTACCGATGACGCTATTGATGCTTATATTGCGTTAAAGATGGAAGATGTCACTCGCCTGCGGATGACTACCCACCCCATCGAGTTTGATATGTATTATAGTCTTTGA
- a CDS encoding DUF4124 domain-containing protein — MRILLLLCGLIPVITLGGIYKYVTPDGKVEYSDQPREGAVELTTMPLQTYSPPPLPKNMEAADQTKANAMVSHRLSILAPQDDATVRENTGKVEVALQVEPPLEVDSDYRLQLLLDGQSVGKTKTNLRYTLTNVDRGSHTLQAKLLDRAGTPVAHSETITFHMRRMSILFHGKGQPGGVQRAPRAPQMPRMPGPPNPGGAPTP, encoded by the coding sequence ATGCGTATACTGCTTCTTTTATGCGGTTTAATACCAGTTATTACCCTAGGTGGCATCTATAAGTATGTCACTCCGGATGGGAAGGTTGAGTATTCCGATCAGCCGCGGGAAGGCGCCGTGGAACTTACAACAATGCCCTTACAGACCTATTCGCCGCCACCGTTGCCTAAAAACATGGAAGCAGCCGATCAAACTAAAGCAAACGCAATGGTTTCCCATCGGCTGAGCATCCTTGCCCCTCAGGATGATGCAACCGTGCGAGAGAATACCGGTAAAGTTGAGGTGGCGCTCCAAGTAGAACCGCCCCTGGAAGTTGACTCAGATTATAGGCTGCAGCTTTTATTGGATGGCCAGTCAGTAGGCAAAACTAAAACCAACCTTAGATATACTTTGACTAATGTGGATCGAGGCAGCCATACGCTACAGGCAAAATTACTTGATCGAGCGGGAACACCCGTTGCCCATTCCGAAACCATCACTTTCCATATGCGGCGTATGTCGATCTTGTTTCACGGTAAAGGCCAGCCTGGTGGCGTGCAAAGGGCCCCTAGAGCGCCGCAGATGCCAAGAATGCCAGGGCCGCCTAATCCTGGTGGCGCCCCTACTCCTTAA